The following nucleotide sequence is from Candidatus Schekmanbacteria bacterium.
ACATATAAAGGGGTGAATTTATTTGGGCAATGTACTTTTTAAAATTGAGGTAAATGGAAATCTCGAAAAAGCTCTCGGAAAGATGAAGAGAGAGTTTAAAAAGGGTAATATCCTGAACGAGATCAAGAAAAAAAGCTTCTACGAAAAGCCAAGCGAAAAGAAAAGAAGAAAAAAAAGAGAAGCGAAACGGAAGATGCAGAAAAAATTAGCTGAACTTTCTTGAATAATTATCTTTATCCCCTCTTTGATTATTAAAGAGGGGATTTTTATATTTTAAATCATAGATACTTGGAGAGCACCTCCCACAGAATTGCAAAGTCCCCTTTTATCAGAGGATTCTTTTTAACATATTCAAATGTTGGTTTTATATATTGCAAATAATCTTCTCTTCCTCTTGAAACTTTTTGAAATGCAAATGTTCCTATAGCTTTTAGGTTTCTTTGCAAAGCACATATATAAAAAAACCTCATAAAATTGACCTTGTCCTTGACTGGAAAATTACAGTTCTCTCTCATTATAAAATAATGATTGATCATTTTTTCAACGAATGCCTCTTCCAAACTGACATATGAATCCTTCAATAGAGAAACAAGGTCATACTGAGGAGGACCTAACCTTGCATCCTGAAAATCGATCATTACAATCTTTCCCTTTTTAACCATCAAATTTCTTGAATGATAATCCCTATGTGTAAAGACGAGAGGTTCATACTCTGCAAGCATTTTGCTC
It contains:
- the rpsU gene encoding 30S ribosomal protein S21, with the translated sequence MYLGNVLFKIEVNGNLEKALGKMKREFKKGNILNEIKKKSFYEKPSEKKRRKKREAKRKMQKKLAELS